In Mytilus edulis chromosome 13, xbMytEdul2.2, whole genome shotgun sequence, a single window of DNA contains:
- the LOC139500485 gene encoding uncharacterized protein, with product MQAYTKQQYKFEEKPAEIDVRYNKTIDQTPDIHDIEQSDISHSGQNISDISEFNLPRGKGGVGIVWSSSISGKVTKIDEGNERIIGILIKSDPKICLICVYLPTNNASVNSVVEYGECLDILDFIINNYSDTHRIVIAGDLNGTLLKPRAGNKHDVCIHSFVRDHKLIVSAATKHTFMQHSGAGSSQIGYILSSHKDLIQDYIIHEKHATNLSSHTIVSAVINISFASIQRPSQQSSAIWKYQWEKMDIHTFQNTLRLELENSYSKISSDPTIEIFMSILQKATKASTPRKIIYLKGPKWKASPAARMLITNCHKLYREWCEKGKPEGPLKQQKITDQRELRRQFRMEKYTDRQDLYNQIMENPTTELFHRLIRRNRGKSVVKTPYLQEGNIEVNDPDKQRECFLKYFEDLAIPKDNGYDEKYLELYTIRHKLITEFGNSADDPLEPFTEVKIQNGIKHLHTGKATDEFEICSEQLKASGDILLPSITTTFNSILSFGSFPEILKSGILTPILKKTERSFDSG from the exons ATGCAGGCTTATACAAAACAACAATATAAATTTGAGGAAAAACCAGCAGAAATAGATGTGAGATATAACAAAACAATAGATCAAACACCAGATATTCATGACATAGAACAATCAGATATCAGCCACTCAGGACAAAATATCTCAGAT ATTTCTGAATTCAACTTGCCAAGAGGGAAAGGGGGTGTAGGAATTGTATGGTCGTCTTCAATTTCTGGTAAAGTCACTAAAATTGATGAAGGAAATGAAAGAATCATTGGCATTTTAATCAAATCAGATCCAAAGATATGTCTTATTTGCGTATACCTCCCAACGAACAATGCGTCGGTCAACTCTGTTGTGGAATACGGAGAATGTCTcgatattttagattttataataaacaacTATAGTGATACCCATAGAATTGTAATAGCCGGTGACCTGAACGGAACACTTCTAAAGCCTAGGGCTGGTAATAAACATGACGTGTGCATCCATTCGTTTGTTAGGGACCACAAACTTATTGTGTCAGCAGCAACAAAACACACATTTATGCAACATTCCGGGGCTGGATCTTCACAAATTGGTTACATCTTGTCTTCACACAAAGATCTGATACAGGACTACATTATTCATGAAAAGCATGCCACAAATCTCTCTAGCCATACCATTGTGTCTGCTGTCATTAACATAAGCTTTGCCTCAATTCAAAGACCGAGCCAACAGTCTTCAGCAATTTGGAAATATCAATGGGAGAAAATGGATATTCATACTTTTCAGAACACTCTTCGTCTTGAACTTGAAAACAGTTATAGCAAAATAAGCTCAGATCCaactattgaaatatttatgtCAATCTTGCAAAAAGCCACAAAAGCATCAACGCCAAGGAAGATTATCTATCTTAAAGGCCCAAAGTGGAAGGCCTCACCAGCAGCGAGAATGTTGATAACTAACTGTCACAAATTGTACAGAGAGTGGTGCGAAAAAGGAAAGCCAGAGGGCCCacttaaacaacaaaaaattactGATCAAAGAGAGCTTCGTCGTCAATTCCGTATGGAAAAGTATACAGACAGGCAAGATCTCTATAATCAAATTATGGAAAATCCTACCACTGAATTGTTCCACCGCTTAATTCGGAGGAACAGAGGAAAGTCAGTCGTTAAAACACCTTATTTACAAGAGGGCAACATTGAAGTGAATGACCCAGACAAACAGAGAGAatgttttctgaaatattttgaagATTTAGCAATCCCAAAGGACAATGGGTATGATGAAAAATATCTTGAGCTCTACACTATCCGTCATAAACTCATAACTGAATTTGGTAATAGCGCTGATGACCCGCTGGAACCATTTACAGAagtgaaaattcaaaatggcataAAACATTTACATACTGGTAAAGCTACTGACGAATTTGAGATATGTTCAGAACAATTGAAAGCCTCTGGGGACATTTTGTTACCAAGTATCACAACAACATTTAATTCTATTTTAAGCTTCGGCAGCTTTCCAGAAATATTAAAGTCTGGAATACTTAcaccaattttgaaaaaaactgaAAGATCCTTCGATTCTGGATAA
- the LOC139501542 gene encoding beta-1,3-galactosyltransferase brn-like codes for MLRKIIRCYKKHIFCCLCIIFFIKDRNERQSEREFEQSQYININLRDIVDQIRKTSKTSVQPLNNLTSSYRLLKIPLKKKCMSHICGSVDMIYLVKSSVLNFSKRIAIRETWGNNTRMRTLTIFIIGYSEPFQSSIDFESKKYDDILQFDMQDIYDNLVFKTVFSIAWLCDINIQAKFIHFVDDDRMINPQNLLDLAIKSIPLFAMKMIGFKVTSAKPYRRNSSKWYISVNEYEFDVWPPYLIGGTAVTNMLVIKTLREAIPYSKVIRIEDAYIGILANMLNINLEHNEGFLPVFVPGSKLIDKISSPDYKSYDIMSREWKVINSHFEYQ; via the exons ATGTTACGAAAAATCATCAGATGCTACAAAAA GCATATATTTTGCTGTCTTTGTATTATATTCTTCATTAAAGATAGGAATGAAAGACAGAGCGAGAGAGAATTTGAACAATCGCAGTATATCAACATCAACCTGAGAGATATTGTAGATCAAATTAGAAAAACCTCCAAAACATCGGTGCAGCCATTAAATAATCTTACTTCTTCTTATAGGCTTCTAAAAATTCCGCTCAAAAAGAAATGTATGTCTCACATATGTGGATCTGTTGATATGATCTACCTTGTAAAATCTTCCGTGTTAAATTTTAGCAAGAGAATCGCCATTCGTGAAACATGGGGCAACAACACCCGAATGCGTACGTTGACGATATTTATCATCGGATACAGTGAACCTTTTCAATCATCTATTGATTTTGAATCTAAAAAATACGATGACATTCTACAGTTCGATATGCAAGATATATATGATAATCTCGTGTTTAAAACTGTCTTCTCAATTGCTTGGTTATGTGATATTAACATCCAAGCAAAGTTTATACATTTCGTGGATGATGATAGGATGATTAATCCACAAAACCTTTTAGACTTGGCGATTAAAAGTATACCATTATTCGCAATGAAAATGATTGGATTTAAAGTTACTTCTGCAAAACCGTATCGCAGAAATTCTTCTAAATGGTATATATCAGTAAACGAATATGAGTTTGATGTCTGGCCTCCGTATTTGATTGGAGGAACAGCAGTAACAAATATGCTTGTAATAAAAACACTAAGAGAAGCGATACCTTATTCCAAAGTAATTCGGATTGAAGATGCATATATTGGAATACTGGCAAATATGCTTAATATAAACTTGGAACATAATGAAGGTTTTTTGCCAGTATTTGTTCCTGGTAGTAAATTGATTGATAAAATATCAAGTCCAGATTATAAAAGTTACGATATCATGAGTAGAGAATGGAAAGTAATAAACTCTCATTTTGAATATCAGTAA